The Tamandua tetradactyla isolate mTamTet1 chromosome 8, mTamTet1.pri, whole genome shotgun sequence genome includes a window with the following:
- the LOC143643191 gene encoding olfactory receptor 8B4-like gives MTLRNSSSVTEFILKGLSEQAELQLPLFLLFLGIYVFTVVGNLGLMTLIALNSSLHTPMYFFLFNLSFIDLCYSCVFTPKMLNDFASENIISYVGCMTQLFFFCFFVNSECYVLVLMAYDRYVAICNPLRYTVIMSSQVCCLQLFGSYVMGFAGAMAHTGNMLRLTFCDSNIINHYLCEVLPLLQLSCSSTHVNELVFFIVVGVVITMSSISIFISYALILSKIFRIPSAEGRSKAFSTCGSHISVVALYFGSGSFTYLAPYFPGSMYQGKFASVFYTNVVPMLNPLIYSLRNKDVKLALGKTLKRVLF, from the coding sequence ATGACTCTAAGAAACAGCTCCTCAGTGACTGAGTTTATCCTTAAGGGGTTATCAGAACAAGCAGAGCTCCAGCTACcccttttccttctgttcttaggGATCTATGTGTTCACTGTGGTGGGCAACTTGGGCCTGATGACCTTAATTGCACTGAATTCCAGCCTTCACACCCCaatgtactttttcctcttcaACTTGTCCTTTATAGATCTCTGCTATTCCTGTGTATTTACTCCTAAAATGCTGAATGATTTTGCATCAGAAAATATCATCTCTTATGTGGGATGTATGactcaattatttttcttctgcttctttgtcAACTCTGAGTGCTATGTGTTGGTGTTAATGGCCTATgatcgctatgtggccatctgcaaccCTCTGCGGTACACGGTTATCATGTCTTCTCAGGTCTGTTGTCTGCAGCTCTTTGGTTCATATGTGATGGGGTTTGCTGGGGCCATGGCCCACACTGGAAATATGTTGAGACTGACCTTCTGTGATTCCAACATCATCAACCATTATCTGTGTGAAGTTCTCCCCCTCTTGCAGCTCTCCTGCAGCAGCACACATGTCAACGAGCTggtgttttttattgttgttggaGTTGTCATCACAATGTCCAGTATCAGCATCTTCATTTCGTATGCTTTGATTCTCTCCAAGATCTTCCGCATTCCCTCTGCTGAGGGTAGGTCCAAAGCCTTCAGTACATGTGGCTCCCACATAAGTGTGGTTGCTCTGTATTTTGGGTCAGGGTCATTCACTTATCTAGCACCTTATTTTCCTGGATCTATGTACCAGGGTAAGTTTGCCTCTGTCTTCTATACCAATGTGGTTCCTATGCTTAACCCTTTGATCTACAGTTTGAGGAATAAGGATGTTAAGCTTGCTCTGGGTAAAACCCTGAAAAGAGTGCTCTTCTGA